Proteins encoded in a region of the Streptomyces violaceoruber genome:
- a CDS encoding TetR/AcrR family transcriptional regulator, producing the protein MSERQPNLRERRRSETRRLIQAHAVRLFTDHGYDAVTVADVAEAAGVSAMTVYRHFPTKEDLVLIDQPAQLIAEHVAASSAAQPLVRRVGSALIDAATNWTGGNGDEQAANERFLLDCLRLMVSTPALRARHLDSQYALQQAIVDALGDDATGPDAAFRAQAATSACIAAMHTALTRWVEDDGHTKLPDLIARALTASFGDDAVATRRKD; encoded by the coding sequence ATGAGTGAGCGGCAACCAAACCTGCGGGAACGACGGCGTTCCGAGACACGGCGCCTGATCCAGGCGCACGCGGTGCGACTGTTCACCGACCACGGCTACGACGCGGTAACGGTGGCCGACGTCGCCGAGGCCGCCGGCGTCTCCGCAATGACCGTGTATCGGCACTTCCCCACCAAGGAGGACCTCGTCCTCATCGATCAGCCCGCCCAGCTCATCGCCGAGCACGTTGCAGCGTCGTCCGCAGCACAACCCCTGGTGCGCCGCGTCGGCAGCGCGCTCATCGACGCGGCCACGAACTGGACCGGCGGCAACGGAGACGAACAGGCGGCGAACGAACGGTTCCTGCTGGACTGCCTCCGGCTCATGGTCTCGACCCCTGCGCTGCGGGCCCGGCACCTGGACAGCCAGTACGCGCTGCAACAGGCCATCGTCGATGCCCTCGGGGATGACGCGACCGGTCCTGACGCCGCGTTCCGCGCCCAGGCGGCGACCAGCGCCTGCATCGCCGCGATGCACACGGCGCTGACCCGCTGGGTCGAAGACGACGGACACACCAAACTGCCCGACTTGATCGCACGGGCACTCACCGCGTCCTTCGGCGATGACGCCGTAGCCACCCGCCGGAAGGACTGA
- a CDS encoding sulfite exporter TauE/SafE family protein, with protein sequence MDDLVLAGIVLFGASLQWMTGMGFALVAVPPLVLLLGPSEGVVLTNCASGIICLAGLAQGWRRVRVGAMVPLCTAAICTVPIGARLTATLPEPVLMTVMGALVTAAVLLVMYGARVPALRGRKGAVAAGGLGGLMNSAAGVGGPPISLYAINAGWTVREFVPNAFFYGVVVNIFSVAAHGPPHLDAERWVWVVGALTIGMMIGRTFSGRLPENRARWLVLALALAGGMLALGKGLWRL encoded by the coding sequence ATGGATGACCTTGTGCTTGCCGGGATCGTGCTGTTCGGGGCGTCGCTGCAGTGGATGACCGGTATGGGGTTCGCGCTCGTCGCCGTGCCCCCGCTGGTGCTGCTGCTCGGGCCGTCTGAAGGAGTCGTGCTGACCAACTGTGCCTCCGGGATCATCTGCCTCGCCGGGTTGGCCCAGGGTTGGCGGCGGGTGCGGGTGGGGGCGATGGTGCCGCTGTGCACCGCGGCGATATGCACCGTGCCGATCGGGGCCCGGCTGACCGCGACCTTGCCCGAGCCCGTGCTCATGACGGTCATGGGCGCGCTGGTCACGGCCGCCGTGCTGCTCGTCATGTACGGCGCACGCGTACCGGCCCTGCGCGGACGGAAGGGCGCGGTCGCGGCCGGGGGACTGGGCGGGTTGATGAACTCCGCCGCCGGTGTCGGCGGCCCGCCGATCTCCCTCTACGCGATCAACGCGGGCTGGACGGTGCGCGAGTTCGTCCCCAACGCGTTCTTCTACGGCGTCGTCGTCAACATCTTCTCCGTCGCCGCGCACGGTCCGCCCCACCTCGACGCCGAGCGCTGGGTGTGGGTCGTGGGCGCCCTGACCATCGGGATGATGATCGGCCGGACGTTCTCCGGCAGGCTGCCGGAGAACCGGGCGCGGTGGCTGGTGCTGGCTCTGGCACTGGCGGGCGGGATGCTGGCACTGGGCAAGGGACTGTGGAGGCTGTGA
- a CDS encoding SDR family oxidoreductase: MGEDVGNLAGRTALVTGASRGIGQAIATRLAAEGVTVIVHFGTDEAGAAATLDAMEHAGGTGFAVRAELGVDGDVETLFAGVEAGLGGRPLDIVVNNAAAAPAGALGVTTRAEFDHLFAVNVRAPYFVIERALPLLREGARIISISSVATRMANSSQTSFAMTKGAIETMTKTLAAQLGSRGITVNAVAPGATKTASNGAVFDVPGLTEQISGMTALSRLGAPDDVADVVAFLASDAARWVTGQILDASGGLFLGPRI, translated from the coding sequence ATGGGCGAAGACGTGGGCAACCTGGCGGGCAGAACGGCTCTGGTGACGGGCGCCTCGCGCGGCATCGGGCAGGCGATCGCGACTCGACTGGCGGCCGAAGGAGTCACGGTTATCGTGCACTTCGGCACGGACGAGGCCGGGGCCGCGGCAACGCTCGACGCGATGGAACACGCCGGCGGGACCGGCTTTGCCGTCCGAGCCGAACTGGGCGTGGATGGCGACGTCGAGACACTCTTCGCCGGCGTGGAGGCCGGCTTGGGCGGTCGGCCGCTCGACATCGTCGTCAACAACGCCGCGGCCGCACCAGCCGGCGCACTCGGCGTCACGACGCGGGCGGAGTTCGACCACTTGTTCGCAGTGAACGTGCGGGCACCGTACTTCGTCATCGAACGTGCACTGCCTCTGTTGCGCGAGGGTGCCCGGATCATCTCGATCTCGTCGGTGGCAACCCGGATGGCCAACTCGTCCCAGACGTCCTTCGCCATGACGAAGGGCGCGATCGAGACGATGACCAAGACCCTCGCCGCCCAACTCGGTTCTCGTGGGATCACGGTGAACGCGGTCGCTCCTGGGGCCACCAAGACAGCGAGCAACGGAGCTGTCTTCGACGTGCCGGGCCTCACCGAACAGATCTCCGGCATGACGGCACTCAGCAGGCTGGGCGCGCCCGACGACGTAGCCGACGTGGTCGCCTTCCTCGCTTCCGATGCCGCCCGCTGGGTCACTGGGCAGATCCTCGACGCAAGCGGTGGCCTGTTCCTCGGTCCACGCATCTGA
- a CDS encoding ZIP family metal transporter — protein sequence MSEVVQVGAWGLLAGSALLLGAAIGFGVRVSQKVIATVMAFGAGVLISAVSYELVGEAYEQAGLAPAAIGTVIGAAAYTLGNLWLARRGARHRKRSGHHTAQAQPSEAQQGGSGLALAFGALLDGVPESAVIGVGLLDGGTVSTVTVAAVFISNVPEGLSSSAGMKRAGRGTTYVFGVWGAITAASTLAAVLGYTVVGAFSPAVIAAVTAVAAGAILAMIADTMIPEAFEDAHLAIGLVTVSGFLVSFALSHV from the coding sequence ATGAGCGAAGTGGTGCAGGTGGGAGCGTGGGGATTGCTGGCCGGTTCGGCGCTGCTGCTGGGGGCGGCGATCGGTTTCGGGGTGCGGGTGTCCCAGAAGGTGATCGCGACGGTGATGGCCTTCGGTGCCGGCGTGCTCATCTCCGCGGTGTCCTACGAACTGGTCGGTGAGGCCTACGAGCAGGCGGGACTGGCACCGGCAGCGATCGGCACCGTCATCGGCGCGGCCGCCTACACGCTCGGCAACCTCTGGCTCGCCCGCCGTGGCGCCCGGCACCGCAAACGGTCCGGTCACCACACTGCGCAGGCGCAGCCGTCCGAGGCCCAACAGGGCGGCTCCGGCCTGGCGTTGGCGTTCGGGGCGCTCCTGGACGGAGTGCCGGAGTCTGCCGTGATCGGGGTGGGGCTGCTGGACGGCGGCACGGTCAGCACGGTCACGGTGGCGGCGGTGTTCATCAGTAACGTCCCGGAGGGGCTGTCGAGTTCCGCGGGCATGAAACGAGCAGGTCGCGGCACGACGTACGTCTTCGGCGTGTGGGGCGCGATCACCGCGGCCAGTACTCTGGCCGCCGTCCTCGGCTACACCGTCGTCGGCGCCTTCTCGCCCGCCGTCATAGCCGCCGTCACGGCGGTGGCGGCCGGAGCGATCCTCGCGATGATCGCCGACACCATGATCCCGGAAGCCTTCGAAGACGCCCACCTGGCCATCGGACTGGTCACGGTCAGCGGTTTCCTGGTGTCCTTCGCACTCTCCCACGTCTGA
- a CDS encoding class I SAM-dependent methyltransferase, which yields MPEGKLTPAGSVAAFGDLVERLPPKARVLDCACGTGQLAVGLAALGLDVTATDASAAMARRTHQLAEQHGVSLRTLRVSWDELSDRLDGSPPFDVVFCVGNSLAHAEGASARFDALTAMSRLLSRDGHLVLTSRTWELVRARGSRLDVGPRLVRRQGRDAVVVYNWQIEQRWDEEHHLEIAVAQVTADGSVLTRSERLSCWPFRQEELVSQLHAVGLEVESNTFDPDAENYTVIAAKKERAQS from the coding sequence ATGCCCGAAGGGAAGTTGACTCCCGCAGGCTCTGTCGCTGCGTTCGGTGACCTGGTCGAACGGCTTCCCCCGAAGGCGCGCGTTCTCGACTGCGCGTGTGGCACCGGGCAACTCGCAGTGGGTCTGGCCGCGCTCGGCCTGGACGTGACAGCGACAGACGCGAGCGCTGCGATGGCGCGCCGGACCCATCAACTCGCGGAGCAACACGGTGTCTCGCTGCGCACGTTGCGCGTCAGCTGGGACGAGCTGTCCGACCGTCTCGACGGCTCCCCGCCCTTCGATGTCGTCTTCTGCGTGGGCAACTCGCTCGCCCATGCCGAGGGTGCCTCTGCCCGGTTCGATGCACTCACCGCCATGTCGCGGCTCCTGAGCCGCGACGGACACCTCGTCCTCACATCCCGCACCTGGGAGCTCGTACGAGCGCGCGGATCTCGTCTGGACGTGGGTCCTCGACTCGTCCGGCGTCAAGGACGCGATGCGGTAGTCGTCTACAACTGGCAGATCGAGCAGCGCTGGGACGAAGAGCACCATCTGGAAATCGCTGTGGCACAGGTGACGGCGGATGGATCGGTGCTGACACGATCCGAGAGACTGTCGTGCTGGCCGTTCCGCCAGGAGGAACTCGTCTCACAGCTGCATGCGGTCGGACTTGAGGTGGAATCCAACACCTTCGACCCGGACGCAGAAAACTACACGGTGATCGCCGCAAAGAAGGAACGCGCCCAAAGCTGA
- a CDS encoding class I SAM-dependent methyltransferase yields the protein MTGEQEWVQPSGVWATAVGVARVRALESEREDALFRDPLAQAFAAAGGLWPSSPPLPDDEAARRRRLAVAFSIVVRTKFLDDLLEHATASGVRQVVLLGAGMDSRAFRMAWPEGTRLFEVDTPAPLEFKASVLRQERAVAHCERITVAVDLREDWPSALAAAGHDAAIPTAWIGEGLLIYLPEDAVELLLARIGEQSASGSRMGLTLGSRGVIERFAAGAVPGSAASMWVSEMPDDPVGWLAGHGWEASCHTLRERVVAYGRPMSTLPQHEDGPGGLISAVRR from the coding sequence GTGACTGGTGAGCAGGAGTGGGTGCAGCCGTCAGGGGTGTGGGCCACGGCGGTGGGGGTGGCCAGGGTGCGGGCGCTGGAGAGCGAGCGGGAAGACGCGCTCTTCCGGGACCCGCTGGCACAGGCCTTCGCAGCCGCCGGTGGGCTGTGGCCCTCCTCGCCGCCGCTGCCTGATGATGAGGCTGCGCGCCGCCGTCGGCTGGCCGTGGCGTTCTCCATCGTCGTCAGGACGAAGTTCCTGGACGATCTGTTGGAGCATGCCACCGCGTCCGGGGTCCGGCAGGTCGTGCTGCTGGGCGCCGGTATGGACAGCCGGGCCTTCCGGATGGCCTGGCCCGAGGGCACCCGACTGTTCGAGGTCGACACGCCCGCACCGCTGGAGTTCAAGGCTTCGGTGCTGCGCCAGGAGCGCGCCGTCGCACACTGCGAGCGGATCACCGTCGCGGTGGATCTGCGTGAGGACTGGCCGAGCGCGCTGGCCGCCGCAGGGCACGATGCGGCGATTCCGACCGCATGGATCGGCGAAGGACTGCTGATCTATCTGCCCGAGGACGCGGTGGAGCTGCTGCTGGCCCGGATTGGCGAGCAGTCGGCGTCGGGCAGCCGGATGGGGCTGACGTTGGGCTCGCGCGGCGTGATCGAGCGCTTCGCCGCGGGTGCCGTGCCGGGATCGGCGGCGTCCATGTGGGTCTCGGAGATGCCCGACGACCCGGTTGGCTGGCTGGCCGGGCACGGCTGGGAAGCCAGCTGCCACACCCTGCGCGAGCGCGTTGTCGCCTACGGCCGCCCGATGAGCACCCTTCCGCAGCACGAGGACGGGCCCGGCGGACTGATCTCGGCGGTCCGCCGGTAG
- the lgt gene encoding prolipoprotein diacylglyceryl transferase: MDLAYLPSPSTGVLHLGPIPLRAYAFCIILGVFAAVWLGNRRWVARGGKQGVIADVTLWAVPFGLVGGRLYHVFTSPEAYFGERGEPVRALYVWEGGLGIWGAIALGAVGAWIGCRRHRIPLPAFADAVAPGIVLAQAIGRWGNWFNQELYGRPTTLPWGLEIDRAHRPAGTLDIATYHPTFLYESLWNIGVAALILWAAKRFPLGHGRTFALYVAAYTVGRFGTEYLRIDEAHTFLGLRLNNWTSVLVFLGAVACLVVSAHRHPGIENVARLQGAGTDRRTDDPRPADASVGLVSGPPGNSAPRRATESWNVRNRS; the protein is encoded by the coding sequence ATGGACCTCGCTTACCTTCCCAGCCCTTCGACCGGCGTCCTTCACCTCGGCCCCATTCCGTTGAGGGCATACGCCTTCTGCATCATCCTGGGCGTATTCGCGGCAGTCTGGCTCGGCAACCGGCGCTGGGTCGCACGCGGCGGTAAGCAGGGCGTCATTGCGGACGTCACCCTCTGGGCAGTGCCCTTCGGCCTCGTCGGTGGACGGCTGTACCACGTGTTCACCAGCCCCGAGGCGTACTTCGGCGAACGGGGCGAGCCCGTCCGAGCCCTGTACGTGTGGGAGGGCGGGCTCGGTATCTGGGGTGCCATCGCCCTGGGCGCGGTCGGCGCCTGGATCGGCTGCCGTCGCCACCGCATTCCCCTGCCCGCCTTCGCGGACGCGGTCGCCCCGGGCATCGTCCTGGCCCAGGCGATCGGCCGTTGGGGCAACTGGTTCAACCAGGAACTCTACGGTCGCCCCACCACTCTCCCCTGGGGCCTGGAGATCGACCGTGCTCACCGTCCGGCCGGCACGCTAGACATCGCGACGTACCACCCCACCTTCCTCTACGAATCCCTCTGGAACATCGGCGTCGCCGCACTGATCCTCTGGGCGGCGAAACGGTTCCCGCTCGGCCACGGCAGGACCTTCGCCCTCTACGTCGCCGCCTACACGGTCGGCCGGTTTGGGACCGAGTACCTGCGCATCGACGAGGCCCACACGTTCCTCGGATTGCGCCTGAACAACTGGACTTCTGTCCTGGTCTTCCTCGGCGCTGTCGCCTGCCTCGTCGTATCGGCCCACCGCCACCCGGGCATTGAGAATGTGGCGCGGCTACAAGGCGCGGGCACCGACAGGAGAACCGATGACCCGCGCCCGGCTGACGCCTCCGTCGGCCTCGTCTCCGGGCCTCCGGGTAACAGCGCACCCCGACGGGCGACCGAGTCCTGGAACGTCCGTAACAGATCGTGA
- a CDS encoding SDR family oxidoreductase, translated as MNISGNTIFIPGSTSGIGLALALAWQARGNTVIVGGRRAELLEQIAARHPGIGTVQIDTTDAASIASAAKQVLAGYPDLNVLVTMAGVMHIEDWRRPASFLATAESTITTNVLGPIRLIAAFVEHLQAQSDATIMTVSSGLAFTPLKVTPSYNASKAAIHLLSESVRLQFAGTSVKILELEPPSVRTALLPGQEDNEHAMPLDEFIAEVVSLIETQPDAREIQVERVKYLRYGEARGDYEQVVETLNYSDPHGE; from the coding sequence ATGAACATCTCCGGAAACACCATCTTCATCCCCGGCTCCACCAGCGGCATCGGTCTCGCCCTCGCCCTCGCGTGGCAGGCCAGGGGCAACACCGTCATCGTCGGTGGTCGACGTGCCGAGCTACTGGAACAGATCGCAGCCAGGCATCCGGGCATCGGCACCGTTCAGATCGACACCACGGACGCCGCGAGCATCGCCTCTGCCGCGAAGCAGGTGCTCGCCGGCTATCCGGACCTCAACGTCCTGGTGACGATGGCCGGCGTGATGCACATCGAGGACTGGCGCCGTCCCGCCTCGTTCCTCGCCACCGCCGAGTCCACGATCACGACGAACGTGCTCGGTCCGATCCGCCTCATCGCTGCGTTCGTCGAGCATCTGCAAGCACAGTCCGACGCCACGATCATGACCGTCTCCTCCGGCCTGGCGTTCACGCCGCTCAAGGTCACGCCGAGCTACAACGCGTCGAAGGCGGCCATCCATCTGCTCAGCGAGTCCGTTCGGCTCCAGTTCGCCGGCACCTCGGTGAAGATTCTCGAACTCGAGCCGCCCTCCGTCCGTACGGCGCTGCTGCCCGGGCAGGAGGACAACGAGCACGCCATGCCGCTCGACGAGTTCATCGCTGAGGTGGTGAGCCTGATCGAGACCCAGCCCGACGCCCGGGAGATCCAGGTCGAACGCGTGAAGTACCTGCGCTACGGGGAGGCCCGCGGCGACTACGAGCAGGTCGTCGAGACGCTCAATTACTCGGACCCGCACGGCGAGTAG
- a CDS encoding SDR family NAD(P)-dependent oxidoreductase: MEQRKHRQQVWFVTGSSRGLGRALVTAVLDAGDLVVATARRPEQLDDLVQRYGDDRVHPVALDVTDGTGAREAVDAAINRFGRIDVLVNNAGYANVSPIETTDEADFRTQFETNFWGVYNVTRAALPVLRRQGAGTVVQISSVGGRVGGSPGIASYQAAKFAVDGFSRVLAVEAAPFGVRVMVVEPSGFATDWAGSSMTVQPVPAEYEETVGLMNRRMRQSDAGTAGDPRRAAAIIVGAARRDNPPSHLLLGVNAVEMATEHSRHRLAEASRWEGVSRSADFAEPYPAPMPADEGAA, encoded by the coding sequence ATGGAACAACGCAAGCACAGGCAGCAGGTCTGGTTCGTCACCGGCTCCTCGCGCGGCCTCGGGCGCGCTCTGGTCACCGCCGTCCTCGACGCAGGCGACCTGGTCGTCGCCACCGCCCGCCGCCCCGAACAGCTCGACGATCTCGTACAGCGGTACGGCGACGACCGCGTCCACCCGGTCGCTCTCGACGTCACGGACGGCACCGGAGCACGGGAAGCCGTCGATGCGGCGATCAACCGCTTCGGACGCATCGACGTACTGGTCAACAACGCCGGGTACGCGAACGTGTCACCGATCGAGACCACTGACGAAGCCGACTTCCGTACGCAGTTCGAGACAAACTTCTGGGGCGTGTACAACGTCACCAGGGCCGCCCTGCCGGTACTGCGCCGCCAAGGCGCCGGCACGGTCGTGCAGATCTCGTCGGTCGGTGGGCGAGTGGGCGGATCACCCGGCATCGCGTCCTACCAGGCGGCCAAGTTCGCGGTGGACGGATTCAGCCGCGTGCTCGCCGTGGAGGCCGCGCCGTTCGGCGTACGTGTCATGGTCGTCGAGCCGAGCGGATTCGCCACCGACTGGGCCGGATCCTCCATGACGGTGCAGCCGGTGCCCGCAGAGTACGAGGAGACCGTCGGCCTCATGAACCGGCGCATGCGCCAGAGCGACGCGGGGACCGCGGGCGATCCCCGGCGCGCCGCCGCCATCATCGTCGGCGCGGCCCGACGCGACAACCCGCCGTCGCACCTCCTGCTCGGCGTCAACGCCGTGGAGATGGCGACGGAGCACTCCCGGCACCGGCTCGCGGAAGCATCCCGGTGGGAAGGCGTCAGCCGCTCCGCCGACTTCGCCGAGCCCTACCCCGCCCCGATGCCCGCCGACGAGGGAGCCGCGTAG
- a CDS encoding YrhK family protein, with amino-acid sequence MLPRLERYLLQDFPFIHLIIGGFGNTAFLIGSVCFLFPSLERIALWLFVLGSLGMFVGSLGEVFVRHARKSRRRTQS; translated from the coding sequence GTGCTGCCCCGACTCGAGCGGTACCTGCTCCAGGACTTCCCGTTCATCCATTTGATCATCGGCGGGTTCGGCAACACGGCGTTCCTGATCGGCAGCGTGTGCTTCCTGTTCCCCAGCCTGGAGAGGATCGCCCTGTGGCTGTTCGTGCTGGGTTCGCTGGGCATGTTCGTCGGCAGCCTCGGTGAGGTGTTCGTCCGGCACGCGCGCAAGTCCCGTCGGCGAACACAGAGCTGA
- a CDS encoding helix-turn-helix transcriptional regulator, whose translation MDRAAMADFLRHRREALQPEDVGLSPGARRRARGLRREEVAALALMSTDYYTRLEQRRGPQPSERMLDSLARALRLTRAERDYLYRVAGHNAPASLSDPSPVAPALLRVLDRLDDTPALILTELGETLVQNRMAVALFGDASRHTGLARSAVYRWFTDPSERSVYPESDWGRQSRAQVANLRAAYGMRGARSHAGALVRILQQSNEEFAELWERHEVAQRFEDHKTLIHPEVGAIEVDCQALFTEDQSQTLLVLTAPPRTESHEKLQLLAVLGLHRFTEAEDQVR comes from the coding sequence ATGGACCGTGCAGCAATGGCCGACTTCCTGCGCCACCGCCGCGAGGCGCTCCAGCCGGAGGACGTCGGCCTGTCCCCCGGTGCACGCCGGCGGGCCAGAGGTCTACGGCGTGAGGAGGTCGCGGCCCTCGCCCTGATGTCGACCGACTACTACACACGGCTGGAGCAACGGCGCGGCCCGCAGCCCAGCGAACGCATGCTGGACTCGCTCGCCCGTGCGCTGCGGCTCACCCGCGCCGAGCGCGACTACCTGTACCGCGTCGCCGGGCACAACGCGCCGGCTTCCCTGTCCGACCCGAGTCCCGTCGCGCCCGCGCTGCTGCGCGTGCTGGACCGACTCGATGACACCCCGGCGCTCATTCTCACCGAGCTGGGCGAGACCCTGGTGCAGAACAGGATGGCTGTTGCTCTGTTCGGCGACGCGTCCAGGCACACGGGGCTCGCCCGCAGCGCCGTCTACCGGTGGTTCACCGATCCCTCCGAGCGGTCGGTCTACCCCGAGAGCGACTGGGGCCGCCAAAGCCGCGCCCAGGTCGCGAACCTGCGTGCCGCCTACGGGATGCGAGGCGCGCGGTCACACGCCGGCGCGCTCGTACGGATTCTGCAGCAGTCGAACGAGGAGTTCGCCGAGCTGTGGGAACGGCACGAGGTCGCACAACGCTTCGAGGATCACAAGACACTCATCCACCCCGAAGTCGGCGCGATCGAAGTCGACTGCCAGGCGCTGTTCACCGAGGACCAGTCCCAGACACTGCTTGTCCTCACCGCTCCGCCTCGGACCGAGAGCCATGAGAAGCTGCAGCTCCTGGCCGTACTCGGGCTCCATCGGTTCACCGAAGCGGAGGACCAGGTGCGGTGA
- a CDS encoding TetR/AcrR family transcriptional regulator, whose protein sequence is MKSGERSAVADRAQQIMCAARELLDAEGPDALSMRRIAERVGIRAPSLYKHFADKAALVAGLQAQGLTLLAEVQEAAEAEIGADPPLLVLGYAYRRHALASPHLYRITHGWPLARTALPEGLEERAALPLARAVHGDINIARSFWAFAHGMVMLELDGRFPPGADLDVAWRTGCEAFTQAIRNRPHGSTA, encoded by the coding sequence TTGAAGTCGGGCGAACGGTCCGCCGTGGCTGACCGCGCACAACAGATCATGTGCGCCGCCCGGGAATTGCTCGACGCCGAAGGGCCGGATGCGTTGTCGATGCGGCGCATCGCGGAGCGTGTTGGCATCCGGGCGCCCTCTTTGTACAAGCACTTTGCGGACAAGGCCGCTCTCGTGGCCGGGCTCCAGGCGCAGGGGTTGACCCTCCTGGCAGAGGTTCAGGAGGCCGCCGAAGCCGAGATCGGCGCCGACCCGCCCCTGCTTGTGCTCGGCTACGCCTACCGACGTCATGCGCTCGCCAGCCCGCACCTGTACCGCATCACACACGGTTGGCCGCTCGCCCGCACCGCGCTCCCTGAAGGGCTCGAAGAGCGAGCGGCGCTGCCGCTGGCCCGCGCGGTGCACGGCGACATCAATATCGCGCGTTCGTTCTGGGCATTCGCCCACGGCATGGTCATGCTCGAACTCGACGGCCGCTTTCCACCCGGCGCGGACCTGGACGTGGCCTGGCGCACCGGCTGCGAGGCGTTCACCCAGGCAATCCGGAACAGACCTCATGGAAGCACGGCATGA
- a CDS encoding TetR/AcrR family transcriptional regulator, whose amino-acid sequence MTGSGFQRARSAQAKQQREEAILDAARELGTERGIREITLTDIAATVGMHKSALLRYFETREQIFLKITAEGWKEWSAELCARLRELPGAAPDAVGQVFAATLAARPLFCDLLAQAPLNLERNVSVESVRSFKIATLDEVGRIGAELRRLLGVDETQAVDVIATATSLAGALWQMATPGPHIQMLYRSDPRLAHAVVEVEPRLNRVLGALLRGIADG is encoded by the coding sequence ATGACCGGGTCCGGATTCCAGCGCGCCCGCAGCGCACAGGCCAAGCAGCAGCGGGAAGAGGCGATCCTCGATGCGGCCCGCGAGCTCGGTACCGAGCGCGGCATCCGCGAGATCACGCTCACCGACATCGCCGCGACCGTGGGCATGCACAAGTCGGCCCTCCTGCGCTACTTCGAGACACGCGAACAGATCTTCCTCAAGATCACAGCCGAGGGTTGGAAAGAATGGTCCGCGGAGTTGTGCGCCCGACTGCGCGAGCTTCCCGGCGCGGCACCGGACGCCGTCGGGCAGGTGTTCGCCGCCACCCTGGCAGCCAGGCCCCTGTTCTGCGACCTACTGGCCCAGGCGCCCCTCAACCTCGAACGGAACGTGTCCGTCGAGTCGGTGCGGTCCTTCAAGATCGCCACTCTCGACGAGGTCGGGCGTATCGGCGCGGAGCTGCGCCGACTGCTCGGTGTCGACGAGACCCAGGCCGTGGACGTCATCGCGACGGCCACCAGCCTGGCGGGCGCCCTCTGGCAGATGGCGACGCCCGGACCGCACATCCAAATGCTCTACCGCAGCGATCCCCGGCTCGCGCACGCCGTCGTGGAGGTGGAGCCACGGCTGAACCGGGTGCTCGGCGCCCTGCTCCGGGGAATCGCCGACGGATGA
- a CDS encoding DUF4260 family protein: MTPPTVQGPTRSSASGPVRGTWALFSAFLLFWLVLEMVNHGGGTIPLGIAGLFTPDLTLFVGPSGSHEAGQLPRGRVPGYNLAHRPVVPLLWLAVCVVLPDPPGTALFTFGIAWLLHIALDRALGYGLRTADGWQR; the protein is encoded by the coding sequence ATGACACCCCCTACGGTCCAGGGACCTACCCGGAGCTCCGCCTCGGGTCCGGTCCGCGGCACCTGGGCCCTGTTCAGCGCATTTCTGCTGTTCTGGCTCGTGCTGGAGATGGTCAACCACGGTGGCGGGACGATTCCACTGGGAATTGCGGGCCTCTTCACTCCTGATCTGACGCTGTTCGTCGGACCGTCGGGCTCGCACGAGGCCGGGCAACTCCCCCGCGGCAGGGTGCCGGGCTACAACCTCGCCCACCGGCCGGTCGTTCCCCTCCTGTGGCTCGCCGTCTGCGTTGTACTGCCCGACCCGCCTGGCACCGCACTGTTCACCTTCGGAATCGCCTGGCTGCTGCACATCGCCCTCGACCGCGCGCTCGGCTACGGACTGCGCACCGCCGACGGCTGGCAGCGCTGA